Genomic window (Ostrea edulis chromosome 9, xbOstEdul1.1, whole genome shotgun sequence):
ttcaaacatttcagttgagcgtcactgaagagacattatttttcgaaatgtgcatctggtgcataaaaattggtaccgtataagttttacatgttccctctgttccaaatatgtttttcaaaccaaatttgaaaagaattggaatgatagttatcaataagaagttaaaaatgtctattgttcacacatttaataaggaccattttggccccaccctcaTACAAAAACCCCTAGCCCTGGatcaatcaaatttacaattttggtaaaggactacctgctctttctaaatatctatttattttcaatttagtatcaatagcactaaagaagatgtcaattgagtgttttacacattaacactatataacaagtttggccccaccctggggacagaacccctaccctggggatcatgaaatttacaactttggtagaggccttcctgctctacaacactatgtatttagtttttcttacatgtgtatggttcttgaaaagaagatttttgaaaattggtcaattttgggctgtttttgccctgcccctaggaCCCCAGGGGTgttggagtcctgaaatttacaattgatgtcccccttgtcccaatgatgattcataccaaatttgataagaattggaatgatagttatcaagaagaagttaaaaatgtctattgttcacacatttaataatgaccattttggccccaccctcaTACAAAAACCCCTACCCATGGatcaatcaaatttacaattttgttaaaggactacttgctctttctaaatatctatttattttcaatttagtatcaatagcactaaaaatGTCAATTGAGTGTTTTACAcatcccaccctggggtcagaacccctaccccggggatcatgaaatttacaattttgatagaggtcttcctactctacatcaccatgtatttatttatttatttattttttttacacgtgtggttcttgaaaagaagatttttgaaaattggtcaatttggggcagtttttgccccgcccttgGGGCCCCTGGGGTgttggagtcctgaaatttacaatttatgtcccccttgtcccaatgatacttcataacaaattttaaaagaattggactggtagttattaagaagaagttcaaaatgttcaattgttaacgcacgacggacgacgacaaccaattgcaataggtcacctgagtttactcgggtgacctaaaaactaaTTACCCACTCAGAAGATCATACCAGTGGTCATCAACAGCTATATCCAgcattcagcacaaaccatataattcaggtggactcccacatggctcacaatcaatgctgaatatagctgatataaccatcaagatgtcttctgagatgtacatttaatcaacatattcattttctgaaagtatactatgactgaatttaataaattccaacacttactttatgtcaaatttatttaaactttcaaaatttgaaaatgtaggaatttcaacaaaacatttGGGCTTTATTAGGATTCTAAagctcaaataaggaaaataagggctgttgtagaaaaataagcAAAATAAGGGCCCACTTGAAAGCCtggtcttgagaagaaggttttaAATACCTCCTATACATCTccgtgtaaaactttgatcccttatagTAACCATTAAGGAAACTTTAAGTTTTGtatttcctggtccagtggttcttggggatattttttaaagatgtcattCATATATTCATTACTTCTAAACTATCTCCCCTTTTGAAAGGTGTGACCTTTCATCTTAAAAAGATTTAATCCCCTTTATCCAAAGATGCTTTCTGgcgagtttggttgaaattagccctgtggttctcgagaagttgaaaatattaaaagtttacggacaggcGGACACCAGATAAAATGCGATcagaaagctcacttgagctttcagctcaggggagataaaaagtagatcaaatcaTAGGCACGTGGCAATTAATACAGAGATCAGAAAGTAGGACCTAATCAATGATTCAAATCATATATATACTGCATGTGTTAATATCCTATCACTGTATGATTCCTCTCTGCCTACGTCAGACAGGTATTTATTGCCATTAATCATTAACAGGTAAGAGAAAATATTAGCAGATTTACCATGACTTACATTCTCtaaaatatatcttataaaacaacaacatttGAAGCTGttatatgaaaatttaaaaaaaaatctattggTTACTGTTTaatcttatacatgtagtatgctAAGCATTTTAATATATAACAACTTGTAAATTCAGAGACAGAGCGAGTGTCTCTGTGCTTATTCACACTGAGTCAGGTGGTACTGAATGTGAGCTTTTTGCACTTTTAAATACCCTATCCATAACTAGCATGACTAAATCTTCATCATAGATATACTATAATATAGAGTAAAATAGTCTTATGTAACAAACATATTCacaacaagaggtccacaggccttatcggtcacctgagtattggTTAAAAGTATCGCTAGTACCAAggcctatgaaatctagaaagtatttcctgttctgaatatctaagctaaattctcatattcagcaaaagtataacacaagatgtgttcttaaaacttaaccccacccccaccccgcgTGCATTTACTAATTGTTTGTTATGCAATTACACGTGTATGTGCGTCTTGTTGAGAATTTTTCTCGataaggacgttaaacaatattcattcaatcgagaatttttcactcatattgagaagtCAACCagttgtagatgaagtaccacaaatttagacatatgcttagcgctcggggccgtagcagtgagggttctttatcgtgccaacgcctgtcgcgacatgggacctccgtttttaaaggggcgtggaaaataaaatttgaaaatcttaaGTTCAAAtggtgtccatgcccctttaaggtcatatctgaacgacctgtgattctcacttctaaatgccgagcttTTGACGAAGGACCaatcaaaaaatattcacgtctttaAAATTTGACGCGGCCATAGCACGAGCAGgtctcaaactcacgacctcccggttacgaaatGAACGCTCtgccactgagctaccgcgaccggccTTATACTAATGAAAGAGTTTACATAACATAATATATAGGTCGTATCAGCAGATCTAGAATGATAAAAGACAATAACCACTATAATCATTTTGGCCAGGAACCAAATCCCTTACTCCCTGGAACCCAATCCGTTACCCCCTGGAACCTAATCCCTTACCCCCTGGAACCTAATCCCTTACCCCCTGGAACCCAATCCCTTACACCCGGGAACCTAATCCCTTACCCCCTGGAACCCAATCCCTTACCCCCCGAGATCTGTGTACTAGAATTTCCATTCTCTTTTCTTTGTAATACAAATCTGCCGCAAAGTATTGTATGTAGTATATTGATTTAAAGTGTTTGGATTTGAAATAGGATAAAGAAAAGAGTACAATAAAAATTCATtcttgatattgaaaaaaaaaatgtaataaacataataaaatatttaatatcagACAACGCAAATTGCTGTGTTATCCTCAAGAGCGTAAACTTTGCAAGAGTCAAGGGTCTTTCAGACGAGACCTTAGAAACATGAGGTCCATTGTCGCTGTAGGTTTGGCaaaataaagaaccctcaccaTAATGACTCCACCACCACAAAGCATGAATCTAAATTTATAGCAATTCACCTACAGCTAATGGTGTctcaatataattaaaaattcTCAGATGAGCATAGATCATCAAACACGCCATATCATTGCTGTTATTTCTGTTTATATACAATTCCTAGTACCTTTGTTACTATACAATCATTGATACTTCTCTCATTATACAATTACTGTTATTTCTGTTTCTATACAATTACCTATATAtatcaattgaatttttttttttgatttcagATTAAATATTTCACATGGAACAAGAAGTGCAACAGTTTGCCATTATATGCGACCTGTGCAGCTCGACTAAAAATGTTGACAGCTTTTGCAAGAATTGCAGAGAAACTTTGTGTGAACGTTGCTGTGAGATTCACCTAAAGAGCGTAGCATCTCGGGATCATGAAATCATATCACGAATTCAAGCTTCAGCCTATGGAATTGTGGATGACATGAAATGTTCATACCATGGCGGTAAACATTGTGAGATGTACTGTGTCACATGCGACTCAGTCGTTTGCAGAAGATGTGTGACTGACAACCATCGCGGTCACGAATTTGACGAGCTTAATGAACTTTTCAAGAGAAAGCCAAAGGAATTTGAAAACatgttaatgatttttaatgaaaaaatcactccaaaatatttgaaagaatgcgaaattcttgaaaaaaagcTGTCACAAATTGATGCAAACCAAGTGGTCATGGAATCAAAAATTCACCATCAAGCTGAGGACTTCAAGGAAGGTATACATACTGTCGAGGAAAAATTAAAAAGGATGTTGCAAGTTGCCgtaaatgctgaaagatctccAGTTCGAAAGTTGCTAATGACAAAAAAAGCAAATTATGCGCAGCTACAAAAAGCCATCAACAAACTGCAAGCAATATTCCAAAGCCGTCACATGACCAATCTTCCTTTACTCCTTACCAACATGCAATGTAGATTAGATGTTGCGTTGATGCAAGAGAACATTGTTGTTTCTTCTGAAATGACTTCCTTTGAAAAAGGTGAAATTCCCTtagataaacttgaaactttctTTGGACAGTTTTGTGTCTGTGAAGTAGACGACACAAGAAAAAGAATCCTTCCACCTGTCAAGACCACAGTATCCAGTGGAAAAGTTATCGAGATGTCAGTCTTACCAAAGACAGATTCTGCTGTCTCTCGCATCATCATTGTCAGTGAGAAGGAGTTATTGGTTAGTTGTGACAGATTTGGCTACCTGATTACTAAAGACAAAGGTCAAGTGCATGCTGAGGTGCTGAAAAGGTATGGACTTCAGGGACCAGTAGCCGCTTTGTCTAATGGACTCCTTTTGGCCATAGATGGACAACATCCCAAGAACATAGTACAAATCTTGTCAAATCATGCTAAAAAGGTGTACTTAAAAATTGAATTCGGAGAGGTGACTGGGATGTACGTGACACGCAAAAGTGAACTCTTCCTGTCAGTGACCCAAGAGGAGGACTCTTGTGGTGAAGTTCTAAAATACGACAAATTCGGGGAGATGACCATGCGAATTTATGAGAAAGAGTCAGGGGAGGCCTTGTTTGCTCAACCAACATCGCTCACGGAAAACCTTAATGGAGATATATGGGTCATCGATGCCGAGACCAACTCTATTGAAATCATTGACAAGTATGGAATTTACAGATTTTCCTATAAAAACAGTGACATCCTGAAGTACTTCAAACCTCATACTCTGACTAATGACTCCAACGCTAATATTCTGATATCGGACACCGGAAACAAGACAATCCATGTTGTAGATCGAGATGGACGGGCCCTACGGTATCTGGACGTTTCTAGTCTTGGTATCAGACCCACTGGGATAACAGTGGAGGGACCTGGACAACTCTGGGTGTTGGACAGTTTCAGAAAATCTTGTTACCTTCTAAATTACTTTTGAACTCTTTAATTCTGCGTTAATACACTGTAGACTATACTTAAACGCTACATGAAGATTATCCtttaatgctacatgtattttttttgttgGAAAGCATACCATATAGTATATAGCAGTTACGCTGGGTCTTTCTTCTGATGTCACAGTGTTCTAAATTCGTCTATACATCGATATACAAACTTATCTACCTTATGATCTTGTTTGTTTAATAATAATCCTCACTTCTACATTGATATCAACATTACATATGTATGTTGAGACTAGTGTGTAATAACATGCTGGAAGAATATcttgttggtttttttattgCTGggttctttttttcatgaatgaTCGGTGTGTTAAAGTTTCATATTGTATGTGCAGGTGTATTTGGTaaacatttaataaattttaaagatttaagaCT
Coding sequences:
- the LOC125657918 gene encoding tripartite motif-containing protein 2-like, which produces MEQEVQQFAIICDLCSSTKNVDSFCKNCRETLCERCCEIHLKSVASRDHEIISRIQASAYGIVDDMKCSYHGGKHCEMYCVTCDSVVCRRCVTDNHRGHEFDELNELFKRKPKEFENMLMIFNEKITPKYLKECEILEKKLSQIDANQVVMESKIHHQAEDFKEGIHTVEEKLKRMLQVAVNAERSPVRKLLMTKKANYAQLQKAINKLQAIFQSRHMTNLPLLLTNMQCRLDVALMQENIVVSSEMTSFEKGEIPLDKLETFFGQFCVCEVDDTRKRILPPVKTTVSSGKVIEMSVLPKTDSAVSRIIIVSEKELLVSCDRFGYLITKDKGQVHAEVLKRYGLQGPVAALSNGLLLAIDGQHPKNIVQILSNHAKKVYLKIEFGEVTGMYVTRKSELFLSVTQEEDSCGEVLKYDKFGEMTMRIYEKESGEALFAQPTSLTENLNGDIWVIDAETNSIEIIDKYGIYRFSYKNSDILKYFKPHTLTNDSNANILISDTGNKTIHVVDRDGRALRYLDVSSLGIRPTGITVEGPGQLWVLDSFRKSCYLLNYF